A region of Flavobacterium indicum GPTSA100-9 = DSM 17447 DNA encodes the following proteins:
- a CDS encoding Ig-like domain-containing protein produces MRLINYIYTLFILFLVSSCAKRGTITGGPKDTIAPVLVRSTPKNYETNFNGKEIRIDFSEYIKIKDINKQLIISPPMDKKPTVNPQGSASKYISIKLNEALLPNTTYSFNFGQSITDYNEGNPYSQFKYVFSTGAYVDSLKIKGGIVDAFENKTDDYVNVLLYDASTFKDSTIYKEVPRYVTNTLEKNTAFTIENIKEGEYYLFALKDKNNDFKYQPKTDKIAFKKEKIKLPSDSTYVLKLFKEKTNTKFFKPTQESNNKLFIGFEGDRNQLKITGKKDTKEIPIVVSNFTDRKKDSLQIFFPDYIKDSLNIVVKSAQSEKEYVVKLKKMKVADSLKITLGDNDNLTFKDLVKLKFTTPVSKINSEKIQLSKKDSSIVSFKTKIDNFAQELVLDFTKEENENYKIKLLPGAIEDMYGVKNDSLEFNYKTGKNSDFGNLKLNFKNVKRFPYVVQILSDEITIINSTYCEKETEVFFEGIKPSLYTVRIFYDDNKNQQWDSGEYLSKTQPEEVIYFPGKIDVRANWDVEQEFELKK; encoded by the coding sequence ATGAGGTTGATAAACTATATTTATACATTATTTATATTATTTTTAGTGTCAAGTTGTGCTAAAAGAGGCACAATAACTGGTGGGCCAAAAGATACAATTGCTCCCGTTTTAGTTAGAAGTACGCCAAAAAATTATGAAACAAATTTTAATGGTAAAGAAATTCGAATTGATTTTAGTGAATATATTAAAATTAAAGACATCAATAAGCAATTGATCATTTCTCCGCCAATGGACAAAAAGCCCACTGTTAATCCACAAGGTAGTGCTAGTAAGTACATTTCTATAAAATTAAATGAGGCATTATTACCCAACACTACTTATAGTTTTAATTTTGGCCAAAGTATCACCGATTATAATGAAGGAAATCCTTACTCACAATTCAAGTATGTGTTTTCTACTGGAGCTTATGTCGATTCTTTGAAGATTAAAGGCGGAATTGTTGATGCCTTTGAAAACAAAACAGATGATTATGTTAATGTTTTATTGTACGACGCTTCCACTTTTAAAGACTCTACTATTTATAAAGAAGTACCACGATATGTTACTAATACTCTAGAAAAAAATACCGCATTTACCATTGAAAATATAAAGGAAGGTGAGTACTATCTTTTTGCATTAAAGGATAAAAATAATGATTTTAAATACCAGCCTAAAACGGATAAAATTGCTTTCAAAAAAGAAAAAATAAAGCTTCCTTCGGATTCAACTTATGTGTTAAAGCTATTTAAAGAAAAAACAAATACTAAGTTTTTTAAGCCTACACAAGAATCGAACAACAAATTATTTATTGGCTTTGAGGGCGACAGAAATCAATTAAAAATTACAGGTAAAAAAGACACTAAAGAAATTCCAATAGTTGTTTCTAACTTTACAGATAGAAAGAAAGATTCATTGCAAATATTTTTCCCGGACTATATTAAAGACTCATTAAATATAGTGGTTAAAAGTGCTCAGTCTGAGAAAGAATATGTTGTGAAACTAAAAAAAATGAAAGTAGCTGATTCGTTAAAAATTACATTAGGCGACAATGATAATTTAACTTTCAAAGATTTAGTAAAATTAAAATTCACTACGCCGGTTTCAAAAATTAATTCGGAAAAAATACAGCTTAGTAAAAAAGATTCTAGTATTGTTTCTTTCAAAACTAAAATTGATAATTTCGCTCAAGAACTTGTATTGGATTTCACTAAAGAAGAAAATGAGAATTATAAAATTAAACTTTTACCTGGAGCCATTGAAGATATGTATGGTGTTAAAAACGACAGTTTAGAGTTTAATTACAAAACAGGTAAAAATAGTGATTTTGGAAATTTGAAACTTAACTTTAAAAATGTGAAAAGATTTCCTTATGTAGTTCAAATTTTATCTGACGAAATTACAATTATCAATAGTACTTATTGTGAAAAAGAAACAGAAGTGTTTTTTGAAGGAATTAAACCAAGCCTTTATACAGTAAGAATCTTTTATGATGACAACAAAAATCAACAATGGGATTCTGGCGAATATTTGTCAAAAACTCAACCTGAGGAAGTCATTTATTTTCCTGGTAAAATTGATGTACGGGCAAATTGGGATGTCGAACAAGAATTTGAGCTAAAAAAATAA
- the thiL gene encoding thiamine-phosphate kinase — MLEDKNQKKTSLASLGEFKLIEHLTKHFTISQESTIKGIGDDAAVLDFKEKKVVVSTDLLVEGVHFDLSYMPLKHLGYKAVVANVSDICAMNAQPTQITVSLAVSNRFPLEALEELMAGITLAASIYGVDVIGGDTTSSQKGLIISITALGEASLDEITYRNGAQVGDLLVVSGDLGAAYMGLQVLEREKQVFQVNPNNQPILDDYTYLIERQLKPEARKDVKELLEKLEIKPTAMIDISDGLSSELLHICKQSHVGCNLYEEKIPIDPQLINVCEEFSIDSTTIALNGGEDYELLFTIKMDDYDKIKHNPNFTVIGHMVAENEGTHLITRANTKIALKARGWNALEE; from the coding sequence ATGTTAGAAGATAAAAATCAGAAAAAAACAAGTTTAGCTTCGTTAGGTGAGTTTAAATTAATTGAACATTTAACTAAACACTTCACTATCAGCCAAGAAAGTACTATAAAAGGTATTGGTGATGACGCTGCCGTTTTAGATTTTAAAGAAAAAAAAGTGGTTGTTTCTACTGATTTATTAGTGGAAGGTGTTCATTTTGACTTAAGTTACATGCCTTTAAAGCATTTGGGTTACAAAGCCGTAGTTGCTAATGTATCGGACATTTGTGCAATGAATGCACAACCAACTCAAATTACAGTTTCATTGGCGGTTTCTAACCGTTTTCCGTTAGAAGCACTGGAAGAACTAATGGCCGGAATTACATTGGCTGCTTCTATTTATGGTGTTGATGTAATTGGTGGCGACACTACTTCTTCGCAAAAAGGATTAATTATAAGTATTACCGCTCTTGGAGAAGCTTCTCTTGATGAAATTACGTATAGAAATGGTGCTCAAGTAGGCGATTTGTTAGTGGTTTCTGGAGATTTAGGCGCTGCTTATATGGGATTACAAGTACTGGAACGTGAAAAACAAGTGTTTCAAGTGAACCCAAACAATCAGCCAATTTTGGATGATTACACCTATTTAATTGAACGACAGCTAAAACCAGAAGCCCGAAAAGATGTTAAGGAACTATTAGAAAAATTAGAAATTAAACCTACGGCAATGATTGACATTTCGGACGGTTTGTCGTCTGAACTTTTACACATCTGTAAACAATCTCATGTGGGTTGTAATTTATATGAAGAAAAAATACCTATCGATCCACAATTAATAAATGTGTGCGAAGAATTTAGTATAGACAGTACTACCATTGCTTTAAATGGTGGTGAAGATTATGAATTGCTTTTCACTATTAAAATGGATGATTACGATAAAATAAAGCACAATCCTAATTTTACTGTTATTGGTCATATGGTTGCCGAAAACGAAGGCACGCATTTAATAACGAGAGCCAACACTAAAATTGCGTTGAAAGCGAGAGGTTGGAATGCTTTAGAGGAATAA
- a CDS encoding regulatory protein RecX: MEYFCSYQDRCYQEVEEKLKNFNLIPAAKEQVMIFLIENNYINEERFAKSFARGKHNYKSWGKVRISLELKFRGISKKNIELALAEISTENYFNHFHQLAEKHWESCKERKGPKKNKKFVDFLLRKGYESHLVYDKLQELNQ; this comes from the coding sequence ATGGAATATTTCTGCAGTTATCAAGACCGCTGCTACCAAGAGGTGGAAGAAAAATTGAAAAATTTTAACCTTATTCCGGCCGCAAAAGAGCAAGTGATGATTTTTCTGATAGAAAATAATTACATAAACGAAGAACGTTTTGCTAAAAGTTTTGCTCGCGGCAAACACAATTATAAGTCTTGGGGCAAGGTACGCATTAGTTTAGAACTTAAATTTAGAGGCATTTCTAAAAAAAATATTGAATTGGCCTTAGCCGAAATTTCAACAGAGAATTATTTCAACCATTTTCATCAATTAGCAGAAAAACATTGGGAAAGTTGTAAAGAAAGAAAAGGTCCTAAAAAAAATAAAAAGTTTGTTGACTTTCTCTTGAGAAAAGGATACGAAAGCCATTTGGTTTACGACAAACTTCAGGAATTAAACCAATAA
- a CDS encoding ComF family protein, with amino-acid sequence MLHFFDKIHKNLLKLIYPDYCAGCDNLLLHNEKIICTNCLHHLPTTLHLETETNEIHRIFYGILPIEQAYSLLYFHKNGIAQNLIHQLKYKKRQDIGNYLAEMFSSEFKVAVSFKTVDLIVPVPLHKKRLYERGYNQIDTFCQTLSQELNIPYDKDVLVRNEYLKSQTKKSKIERREVKSTLFSVQKNDALKGQHFLLVDDVLTTGATIEACAKELLSIPNAKVSILTLAYAQS; translated from the coding sequence ATGCTACATTTTTTCGACAAAATACACAAAAATCTGTTAAAATTAATTTACCCTGATTATTGTGCTGGTTGTGACAATTTACTTTTACACAATGAAAAAATCATATGTACCAACTGTTTGCACCATTTGCCCACTACTTTACACCTAGAAACAGAAACTAATGAAATTCATCGAATTTTTTACGGCATTTTACCTATTGAACAAGCGTATTCATTGTTGTACTTTCATAAAAATGGAATAGCACAAAACCTTATTCATCAGCTAAAGTATAAAAAAAGACAAGATATTGGCAATTATTTAGCCGAAATGTTTTCAAGCGAATTTAAGGTTGCTGTATCATTCAAAACTGTTGATTTAATAGTACCTGTACCCCTTCATAAAAAGAGATTGTATGAACGCGGTTATAATCAAATAGATACCTTTTGCCAAACACTATCGCAAGAATTAAATATTCCCTACGACAAAGATGTACTAGTACGAAATGAATATTTAAAATCTCAGACAAAAAAATCGAAAATAGAAAGAAGAGAAGTTAAAAGCACTCTATTCTCGGTTCAAAAAAATGACGCTTTAAAAGGACAACATTTTTTATTGGTTGATGATGTACTAACAACAGGAGCAACAATTGAAGCTTGTGCTAAAGAATTACTTTCTATTCCGAACGCAAAAGTTAGTATTCTTACCCTTGCTTACGCTCAATCATAA
- a CDS encoding amidohydrolase, whose protein sequence is MKIALVQTTIIWEDKKSNILHFDKILATVDKNVDIIVFPEMFTTGFTMHPSNVAETMEGVTVNWMKEVAVTKNCAIAGSLVIEEQGGYFNRFLFIFPNGTIEYYDKRHLFTLAGEEKVYTPNLQTKTIIHYKDWKICPLICYDLRFPVYSRNVENYDVLLYVANWPKPRIQAWDILLKARAVENLSYVVAVNRVGNDANGLEYVGHSQAIDALGNYLIAPFENETIAYIELDKEKLLDTRNKLNFLNDKDNFILS, encoded by the coding sequence ATGAAAATAGCATTAGTTCAAACAACGATTATTTGGGAAGATAAAAAGTCTAATATTCTGCATTTTGATAAAATTCTTGCTACTGTCGATAAAAATGTGGATATCATAGTTTTTCCTGAAATGTTTACTACCGGATTTACCATGCATCCTTCCAATGTTGCTGAAACCATGGAAGGTGTTACGGTCAATTGGATGAAAGAAGTTGCGGTTACAAAAAATTGTGCCATTGCCGGAAGTTTAGTTATCGAAGAACAAGGGGGTTATTTTAATCGATTTTTATTTATTTTTCCAAATGGTACTATAGAATACTATGATAAAAGACATCTGTTTACTCTAGCCGGAGAAGAAAAAGTGTACACACCCAATCTTCAAACGAAAACAATTATTCATTATAAAGATTGGAAAATATGTCCTTTAATTTGTTATGATTTGCGATTTCCTGTATACAGTAGGAATGTTGAAAATTATGATGTGTTACTTTATGTAGCAAATTGGCCAAAACCAAGAATACAAGCGTGGGATATTTTACTTAAAGCACGAGCTGTTGAAAATTTAAGTTATGTAGTTGCTGTAAATCGGGTTGGAAATGATGCTAATGGCTTGGAATATGTAGGTCATTCGCAAGCAATAGATGCACTCGGTAATTATTTAATTGCACCATTTGAGAACGAAACAATAGCATATATTGAATTAGATAAAGAGAAGTTATTGGATACGCGCAATAAGCTAAATTTTTTAAATGATAAAGACAACTTTATATTGAGTTGA
- a CDS encoding reprolysin-like metallopeptidase: MKKTLHFLLVFLCAVSFAQKKDAWTEVDKLTVNPSDKIRKSVLPADYKLYQFDYHTFAGKLVDVPNRDYITGQSNVIVTLPMPNGKMEDFRIVEASVFDEELQSQFPEIRSFAGQGVQDPSKNLRFSISPYNGLSAMIRVGSEKTTYIIDPFSIDYKTVIVYDRSKTTKSVGEFICTTEDAVREFGIQTHRGGNVVYNNADDANLRRFRMAQSCTAEYANYFGATSAAQVNLVLAAFNATYTRVNGVFEMDFNATFVIIAQSTNVIYYNPATDPYSAAANMANWNTELQNNLSANLTGPATSLAANNAAYDIGHLFGATGGGGNAGCIGCVCDNDTASTTDKMKGSGITSPADGIPMGDNFDIDYVAHEIGHQMGGNHTWTFGGNEGTIAQVEPGSGSTIMGYAGITGATDLQAHSDALFHAVSIQQITNNIKAKSCPVIVPISNAVPTANAGADLTLPIGTPFRLDGIGTDANTGDALTYIWEQMDDNNAATTYPSPTATSGVAFRSWVATTSPTRIFPRIEDLLSSGVNGTMWEKIPTVNRTMNFRFTVRDNKPGGGANESDDMVVTFTNTRGPLAVTSQNTTGINYQQGSTQTVTWTVNNTNLMTGAANVNIKLSTDGGYTYPITLLANTPNDGSQAVTIPNVFAPYCRIMVEAAANNFFAINTQTFSIGYSVTEICNNYTANPAGAIPQGSYAGWAINVPANVTVTDVNVTTGITHGRRNQIYAFVRKAGTPNIDVNLFQTGSCLNNVADLNGTFDDESANANGCGTTNNFGNMQPLQSLTAFDGTTASGNWILAVADATNDTRTGTVDSFTFNICYKQVIETPIPCGQISTTWNGSTWSNGAPLRNVAVTFAGNYTSTGDLEACSITVNSGVNVTIGSGHTFVVGGSVTVNGTGTLTVNNNGALRQLDGAAVNTGNIIVKRDSAPMVRLDYTAWSSPVSGQQLQAFSPNTLPTRFYQYLYTGTTTPTAYQSVSPTTNFVVGKGYMIRAADNWPTTLTTFNGQFTGVPNNGNVSQPVGVGYNLLGNPYASPIDARAFLSANPSVGTLYFWTHTVAASGGVYPVNNYASYTTLGGTASAAGGAVPNGFIQTGQGFFVNATAAGNLNFTNTQRVNASSSTQFFRTSNAAVTQEVNNEVHRIWLNLNDASNNYNQILVGYTNGATNGYDHSIDGEVLDKSTTMLYNVINDTEYVIQGKGLPFADTDEVALGLKATAAGTYTISLGNVDGLFASQDVFVKDNVTNIIHDIKQAPYVFTTEAGTFNTRFKLVYKNTVMSNEDFVPADHIVVFVQNDVVKVDSTQEIASVQVFDVLGRNIYTNDKVNEKTLSIASIANRNQALIVKVTLTNGQTIVKKVIK, translated from the coding sequence ATGAAAAAAACTTTACATTTTTTACTGGTTTTTTTATGTGCAGTTTCTTTTGCACAGAAAAAAGATGCCTGGACAGAAGTGGATAAATTGACTGTCAATCCTTCTGACAAAATAAGAAAATCTGTTCTACCTGCAGATTATAAATTGTATCAATTTGACTACCATACATTTGCTGGTAAATTGGTTGATGTTCCTAACAGAGATTATATAACTGGACAATCAAATGTAATCGTAACATTACCTATGCCAAATGGGAAAATGGAAGATTTTAGAATTGTTGAAGCCTCTGTTTTTGATGAGGAATTACAAAGTCAATTTCCAGAAATTAGATCCTTTGCGGGTCAAGGTGTTCAAGACCCATCTAAAAATTTAAGATTTTCAATTTCTCCCTACAATGGACTAAGTGCCATGATTAGAGTTGGATCTGAAAAGACAACTTATATTATTGATCCTTTTTCAATCGATTATAAAACGGTAATCGTTTATGATCGTTCTAAAACTACAAAATCTGTTGGTGAATTTATTTGTACAACTGAAGATGCAGTTCGTGAATTCGGTATACAAACACATAGAGGTGGTAATGTAGTGTACAATAATGCAGACGATGCTAATTTGAGAAGATTTAGAATGGCGCAGTCTTGTACGGCAGAATATGCAAATTATTTTGGAGCAACAAGTGCTGCTCAAGTTAATTTAGTTTTAGCTGCATTCAATGCTACTTATACAAGAGTGAATGGCGTTTTTGAGATGGATTTCAATGCTACTTTTGTTATTATTGCTCAATCTACTAATGTTATTTATTACAATCCAGCAACAGATCCTTATTCAGCAGCAGCTAATATGGCAAATTGGAATACAGAATTGCAAAATAATTTAAGTGCTAACTTAACTGGTCCAGCTACTTCTTTAGCTGCTAATAACGCAGCGTATGATATTGGCCATTTATTTGGTGCTACGGGTGGTGGTGGAAACGCAGGTTGTATTGGATGTGTGTGTGATAACGATACGGCTAGTACTACTGATAAAATGAAAGGTTCTGGTATTACTTCACCTGCCGATGGAATTCCAATGGGAGATAATTTTGATATTGATTATGTAGCCCACGAAATTGGTCACCAAATGGGAGGTAACCACACTTGGACTTTTGGAGGAAACGAAGGTACTATTGCTCAAGTTGAGCCAGGTTCAGGTTCTACTATTATGGGATATGCCGGTATTACTGGTGCTACAGATTTACAAGCGCATTCAGATGCATTATTTCATGCGGTTTCAATTCAGCAAATTACCAATAATATAAAAGCAAAATCGTGTCCGGTTATTGTTCCAATTTCAAATGCTGTGCCAACAGCTAATGCAGGTGCAGATTTAACGTTACCTATTGGAACTCCGTTTAGACTAGATGGAATAGGAACTGATGCAAATACAGGCGATGCATTGACTTACATTTGGGAACAAATGGATGATAACAATGCGGCAACTACCTATCCTTCACCTACAGCTACTTCAGGTGTAGCGTTTAGAAGTTGGGTAGCAACTACTTCTCCTACACGTATTTTCCCAAGAATTGAAGATTTATTAAGTAGTGGTGTAAATGGAACAATGTGGGAAAAAATCCCAACTGTAAATAGAACTATGAATTTTAGATTTACAGTGAGAGATAATAAACCTGGTGGTGGTGCTAATGAAAGTGACGATATGGTTGTTACTTTTACTAATACAAGAGGGCCTTTAGCAGTAACTTCACAAAATACAACAGGTATCAATTACCAACAAGGTTCTACACAAACGGTAACATGGACAGTAAACAATACTAATTTAATGACGGGTGCAGCAAATGTAAACATTAAATTATCAACAGATGGAGGTTATACTTATCCAATTACTTTATTAGCTAATACGCCAAATGATGGTTCTCAAGCAGTAACCATTCCAAACGTATTTGCTCCTTATTGTAGAATTATGGTTGAAGCAGCTGCGAATAACTTCTTTGCCATTAATACACAAACTTTTTCTATTGGTTATAGTGTAACAGAAATATGTAATAATTATACTGCTAATCCTGCAGGGGCAATTCCTCAAGGAAGTTATGCAGGTTGGGCAATTAATGTACCCGCTAACGTAACAGTTACCGATGTTAATGTTACAACAGGAATTACGCACGGTAGAAGAAATCAAATTTACGCTTTTGTTAGAAAAGCCGGTACACCAAATATAGATGTGAATTTATTCCAAACGGGAAGTTGTTTAAATAATGTTGCCGATTTAAATGGAACTTTTGATGATGAATCAGCTAACGCAAATGGATGTGGTACTACCAACAATTTTGGTAACATGCAACCATTACAATCATTAACTGCTTTTGACGGAACAACTGCTTCAGGCAACTGGATATTAGCAGTAGCTGATGCAACTAACGATACAAGAACTGGTACAGTTGATAGTTTTACATTTAATATATGTTACAAACAAGTGATTGAAACACCAATCCCTTGTGGACAAATCTCCACTACTTGGAACGGTTCAACTTGGTCAAATGGCGCACCATTAAGAAATGTGGCAGTTACTTTTGCGGGTAATTATACTTCTACGGGCGATTTAGAAGCGTGTTCAATCACGGTTAATTCAGGAGTAAATGTTACTATTGGTTCTGGACATACTTTTGTGGTTGGAGGGTCTGTAACGGTTAATGGTACGGGTACTTTAACAGTGAATAATAATGGAGCATTACGTCAGTTAGATGGTGCTGCTGTAAATACTGGAAACATTATTGTTAAAAGAGATTCAGCGCCTATGGTACGATTGGATTACACAGCTTGGTCGTCACCGGTTTCGGGTCAACAATTACAGGCGTTTTCACCAAATACTTTACCAACGAGATTCTACCAATATTTATATACGGGTACTACAACACCTACGGCTTATCAATCAGTTTCACCAACAACTAATTTTGTGGTTGGAAAAGGATACATGATTAGAGCTGCGGATAACTGGCCAACAACCTTAACAACGTTTAATGGTCAATTTACAGGAGTTCCAAACAATGGAAATGTGTCACAACCGGTGGGTGTAGGATATAATTTATTAGGTAATCCTTACGCATCACCAATTGATGCACGTGCATTTTTAAGTGCTAATCCATCAGTAGGTACGTTATATTTCTGGACGCACACAGTTGCAGCAAGTGGAGGTGTTTATCCGGTTAATAATTATGCTTCTTATACTACTTTAGGAGGTACAGCTTCTGCAGCAGGAGGAGCAGTGCCAAATGGATTTATACAAACAGGTCAAGGATTCTTTGTAAATGCTACTGCAGCTGGGAACTTAAATTTCACAAATACCCAACGTGTCAATGCAAGTTCAAGCACACAATTCTTTAGAACATCAAATGCTGCTGTTACACAAGAAGTAAATAATGAAGTACATAGAATTTGGTTAAACTTAAACGATGCATCAAATAATTATAATCAAATATTAGTGGGTTATACTAATGGTGCTACCAATGGATATGATCATAGTATTGATGGAGAAGTGTTAGATAAGAGTACTACGATGTTGTATAATGTAATTAACGATACAGAGTATGTTATTCAAGGAAAAGGATTGCCTTTTGCAGATACAGACGAAGTAGCATTAGGATTAAAAGCTACGGCAGCGGGTACTTACACTATTTCATTAGGAAATGTAGACGGATTATTTGCTTCACAAGATGTTTTTGTAAAAGACAATGTGACAAATATTATCCATGATATAAAACAAGCGCCATATGTGTTTACAACAGAAGCGGGTACTTTTAATACTAGATTTAAATTAGTGTATAAAAATACAGTAATGTCTAATGAAGATTTTGTACCAGCCGACCATATTGTAGTTTTTGTTCAAAATGATGTAGTAAAAGTTGATTCTACACAAGAGATAGCTTCGGTTCAGGTGTTTGATGTATTAGGAAGAAACATTTATACTAATGATAAGGTGAATGAGAAAACACTTTCTATAGCATCGATTGCGAATAGAAATCAAGCATTAATTGTAAAAGTTACATTAACAAATGGTCAAACTATAGTAAAGAAAGTAATTAAGTAA
- a CDS encoding glycine--tRNA ligase has protein sequence MAKQEDLFKNVVSHAKEYGFIFPSSEIYDGLSAVYDYAQNGVELKKNIRDYWWKSMVQMHENIVGIDAAIFMHPTTWKASGHVDAFNDPLIDNKDSKKRYRADVLIEDYAEKLNQKAQKEIEKAKGRFGDAFDEAQFVATNERVKGYLDQKNAILQRMAKGLDSGDLADVKALIEELEIACPESGSRNWTEVRQFNLMFGTKLGASADSAMDLYLRPETAQGIFVNFLNVQKTGRMKIPFGIAQTGKAFRNEIVARQFIFRMREFEQMEMQFFVKPGEEMKYYEYWKETRLKWHLSLGLGKENYRFHDHEKLAHYANAAADIEFNFPFGFKELEGIHSRTDFDLKAHEQFSGKKLQYFDTEENRNYVPYVVETSVGLDRMFLAVFSKALQEETLEDGSTRTVLRLPSVLAPTKAAILPLVKKDGLPEVAKEIVEELKWDFNVAYDEKDAVGRRYRRQDALGTPFCITVDHQTLEDKTVTIRHRDSMEQQRVAISELRTIIANEVSMRNWLMKM, from the coding sequence ATGGCAAAACAAGAAGACTTATTTAAGAATGTAGTTTCGCATGCAAAAGAGTACGGATTTATTTTTCCGTCAAGCGAAATTTATGATGGATTGAGTGCAGTATATGACTATGCTCAAAACGGGGTAGAATTAAAGAAAAACATCCGTGATTATTGGTGGAAATCAATGGTGCAAATGCATGAAAACATTGTAGGTATTGATGCCGCAATATTTATGCACCCTACAACTTGGAAAGCATCGGGTCACGTAGATGCTTTTAATGATCCTTTAATTGATAATAAAGATTCGAAAAAAAGATACCGTGCCGATGTGTTAATTGAGGATTATGCCGAAAAATTAAACCAAAAAGCACAAAAAGAAATAGAAAAAGCTAAAGGCCGTTTTGGCGATGCTTTTGACGAGGCTCAGTTTGTAGCGACTAACGAAAGAGTTAAAGGTTATTTAGACCAGAAAAATGCAATCTTACAAAGAATGGCTAAGGGTCTAGATTCTGGCGATTTAGCCGATGTGAAAGCTTTAATCGAAGAATTAGAAATCGCTTGCCCGGAATCAGGTTCGCGCAATTGGACCGAAGTACGCCAGTTCAACTTAATGTTCGGTACTAAATTAGGCGCTTCTGCTGATTCAGCAATGGATTTGTATTTACGTCCGGAAACTGCACAAGGTATTTTTGTAAATTTCTTAAACGTTCAAAAAACAGGCCGTATGAAGATTCCTTTTGGAATTGCTCAAACAGGTAAAGCCTTCCGTAATGAAATTGTGGCTCGACAATTTATTTTCCGTATGCGTGAGTTTGAACAAATGGAAATGCAATTCTTTGTGAAGCCAGGAGAAGAAATGAAATACTACGAATACTGGAAAGAAACGCGTTTAAAATGGCATTTGTCGCTAGGTTTAGGGAAAGAAAATTACCGTTTTCACGACCATGAAAAATTAGCACACTATGCCAATGCTGCTGCCGATATTGAGTTCAATTTCCCGTTCGGATTTAAAGAATTGGAAGGAATTCATTCCCGTACCGATTTCGATTTAAAAGCACACGAACAATTCTCAGGTAAAAAATTACAATATTTTGATACGGAAGAAAACAGAAACTATGTACCTTATGTAGTAGAAACATCGGTTGGTTTAGATCGTATGTTCTTAGCTGTATTCTCAAAAGCCTTACAAGAAGAAACCTTGGAAGATGGTTCTACTAGAACTGTATTGCGTTTGCCTTCTGTATTAGCACCAACAAAAGCTGCCATTTTACCATTAGTGAAAAAAGATGGTTTGCCAGAAGTGGCAAAAGAAATTGTGGAAGAATTAAAATGGGATTTCAATGTGGCGTATGATGAAAAAGATGCAGTAGGTCGTCGTTACAGAAGACAAGACGCTTTAGGAACACCTTTCTGTATTACAGTAGATCACCAAACATTAGAAGATAAAACAGTTACTATTCGTCATAGAGATTCTATGGAACAACAACGTGTAGCCATTTCAGAATTAAGAACAATTATTGCAAATGAAGTTTCTATGCGTAATTGGTTAATGAAAATGTAG